In Vagococcus hydrophili, one DNA window encodes the following:
- a CDS encoding beta-glucoside-specific PTS transporter subunit IIABC: MTHKELAEQIVANIGGTENINQNWHCITRLRFNVKDRDKIKIDDIKQLDGVMGAQFQSGQFQIIIGSEVGNVYQEVAKLTEGKLSETEAPTKKSGNVLDQVFDVISGIFTPILAAITGSGLLKGLMAIAVVCNVLTETSSTYIVLNAIADATFYFLPFLVAFSAANKFKTNPSLGVALAGVLMYPTFIANAAAGEIASLKFLGLSIPMQNYSSTVIPIILAVLLLSYVEKIAKKIVPNSLSIIFVPLICLLVTAPIMLAFIAPLGSLIGTYLEMFFTKLFEIAGPLAGALMGGLMPLIVITGMHYAFFPGTFASIEKFGYDIMLLPLNLVANLAQAGATLGVIFKTKDKKMKQIAISAFIPSVFGITEPAIYGVTMKLKKPFYASMIGGAVGGAIFGTFAVKSFSFAVPGILAVPTYIESGTNNLIYAIIGVLSSFVVGFVMTLLFKFDTGEATSENKISEVNKTNNEAPSKIMAPLSGTVKQLKDCPDETFASELVGKGLGIIPSEGQVVAPFSGIVTMTTPTNHAIGILSDTGVEVLIHVGLETVSLNGEGFKRHIEEGSRVNLGDVLIDFDIKTIQEKNLSLFSPVVITNSPEFLDIVVAVKENEVIEKSKEEVLIVVN, translated from the coding sequence ATGACTCATAAGGAGTTAGCAGAACAAATCGTCGCAAATATTGGTGGTACTGAAAACATTAATCAAAATTGGCATTGTATTACAAGATTACGTTTTAATGTAAAAGATCGAGATAAAATTAAGATAGATGACATCAAGCAATTAGATGGTGTAATGGGGGCTCAATTTCAAAGTGGTCAGTTCCAAATCATCATCGGTAGTGAAGTTGGTAATGTTTATCAGGAAGTCGCTAAATTAACTGAAGGCAAGTTATCAGAAACTGAAGCACCAACTAAAAAAAGCGGTAATGTACTCGATCAAGTTTTCGATGTTATTTCGGGTATTTTTACCCCAATATTAGCAGCTATTACTGGAAGTGGGTTACTTAAAGGATTAATGGCGATTGCTGTAGTGTGTAATGTGTTAACAGAAACCAGTTCAACTTACATTGTTTTAAATGCAATAGCTGATGCAACTTTTTACTTTTTACCATTTTTAGTGGCATTCTCAGCAGCTAATAAATTTAAAACCAATCCATCATTAGGGGTAGCATTAGCAGGTGTTTTGATGTACCCAACCTTTATTGCTAATGCGGCAGCTGGTGAAATTGCGAGTTTGAAATTTTTAGGTTTATCTATTCCAATGCAAAATTATTCATCAACGGTTATCCCGATTATTTTAGCCGTTTTATTATTAAGTTATGTGGAAAAAATAGCTAAAAAAATTGTCCCGAACTCATTATCAATTATCTTTGTTCCACTGATTTGTTTACTTGTCACAGCACCGATTATGTTAGCTTTTATTGCACCATTAGGAAGCTTAATCGGAACCTATTTAGAAATGTTCTTTACGAAATTATTTGAAATTGCGGGACCTTTAGCAGGTGCGTTAATGGGTGGATTAATGCCATTAATCGTTATTACCGGGATGCATTATGCGTTTTTTCCAGGAACCTTTGCGAGTATCGAAAAATTTGGTTACGACATTATGTTGCTACCTTTAAACTTAGTAGCCAACTTAGCTCAAGCTGGAGCGACATTAGGAGTTATCTTTAAAACAAAAGATAAAAAAATGAAACAAATTGCGATATCAGCCTTTATTCCTTCCGTTTTTGGAATCACTGAACCTGCTATTTACGGGGTGACGATGAAGCTTAAAAAACCATTTTATGCCAGTATGATTGGTGGCGCAGTAGGTGGGGCAATTTTTGGAACCTTTGCCGTTAAATCATTTAGTTTTGCCGTACCTGGTATTTTGGCAGTGCCAACCTATATCGAATCAGGAACAAATAACTTAATCTATGCCATTATCGGTGTGTTATCAAGTTTTGTGGTTGGTTTTGTCATGACCTTATTATTTAAGTTTGATACAGGAGAAGCAACTTCTGAGAACAAAATTTCAGAAGTAAATAAAACGAATAATGAGGCACCAAGTAAAATTATGGCACCACTTTCTGGAACAGTTAAACAATTAAAAGATTGTCCAGATGAAACATTCGCTTCAGAATTGGTTGGAAAAGGTTTAGGAATTATTCCAAGTGAAGGTCAGGTTGTCGCGCCATTTAGTGGAATCGTCACTATGACCACACCAACGAACCATGCTATTGGAATTTTATCTGATACAGGTGTCGAAGTGTTAATTCATGTAGGGCTTGAAACAGTTAGCTTAAATGGTGAAGGATTTAAGCGTCACATAGAAGAAGGTAGTCGCGTCAATTTAGGGGATGTCCTCATTGACTTTGATATAAAAACAATACAAGAGAAGAATTTAAGTTTATTCTCACCTGTTGTGATCACCAATAGTCCGGAATTTCTCGATATCGTCGTTGCTGTTAAAGAAAACGAAGTGATCGAAAAATCGAAAGAAGAAGTCTTAATTGTCGTGAACTAA